Proteins encoded by one window of Manihot esculenta cultivar AM560-2 chromosome 10, M.esculenta_v8, whole genome shotgun sequence:
- the LOC110625035 gene encoding transcription elongation factor TFIIS isoform X1, with protein sequence MRAKEKLNNFYFPAKPLKTFSSLDSTYKSFLFPFKKKKKGFPTFKQTPFPLIPSMFYDYPLATCLFFYSSASASPIFLPCILVFRAALSLKLPSPPPSSIIQRSFIPNTTQAKVAPASSLFLSYFLYSAVVSLWTEITMLTERQGERELLELFEAAKKAADAAEEDGVAEESRCLDALVQLKAFPVTIQLLVSTQVGKHLRPLTKHPRRNIQDLASDVFALWKKVVLEQTHGDKNSVKAKPGNAENVKPEKLQKTTPVKVEKFSKNAMVKVEKINQNGAPRSAKVVKSETAMTSHNPSAPVGCIPKCNDALRDRIREQIYEALYKVSGEAEEDSWGDVNACDPIQVAVSVESVLFKHWGRSNGSHKVKYRSLMFNIKDAKNPDFRRKILLGQVKAEEIVHLSSEEMASDEMQQKNQQIKEKALFHCELGGAPKATTDQFKCGRCGQRKTTYYQMQTRSADEPMTTYVTCVNCNNHWKFC encoded by the exons ATGCGGGCAAAGGAGAAGCTTAACAACTTCTACTTCCCCGCAAAACCTCTAAAAACCTTCTCCTCTTTGGATTCAACCTACAAAagctttctttttccttttaaaaaaaaaaaaaaaggctttcCAACTTTCAAACAAACACCTTTCCCTCTTATACCTTCTATGTTCTATGACTATCCTCTTGCAACGTGCCTCTTCTTTTACTCCTCTGCATCTGCATCTCCTATTTTTCTCCCTTGCATTCTTGTTTTCAGGGCTGCCCTGTCCTTGAAGCTGCCCTCACCGCCGCCTTCGTCCATTATCCAGAGAAGTTTTATTCCCAATACAACCCAAGCCAAAGTAGCTCCCGCCTCATCTCT atttctttcttattttctctATTCAGCTGTTGTTAGTTTGTGGACTGAAATAACCATGCTGACGGAGAGAcaaggagagagagagttgcTGGAGCTATTCGAAGCTGCAAAGAAAGCGGCTGATGCGGCGGAAGAAGACGGAGTAGCCGAGGAAAGTCGATGCCTTGATGCCTTGGTTCAGCTCAAGGCCTTCCCTGTTACCATTCAGCTTCTCGTCTCTACACAG GTGGGGAAGCATCTTCGACCTCTAACCAAACATCCTAGGAGGAACATCCAGGATCTTGCTTCTGATGTATTTGCATTGTGGAAAAAAGTGGTTCTCGAGCAAACACATGGTGATAAAAATTCTGTCAAAGCTAAGCCAGGAAATGCGGAGAATGTTAAGCCTGAGAAGCTTCAAAAGACTACCCCTGTAAAGGTTGAGAAATTCTCCAAGAATGCAATGGTCAAGGTTGAGAAAATTAATCAGAATGGCGCACCAAGATCTGCCAAAGTTGTGAAGTCTGAAACTGCCATGACAAGCCACAATCCATCAGCCCCAGTGGGATGTATTCCAAAGTGTAATGATGCCTTGAGGGACAGGATCCGTGAACAAATTTATGAGGCATTGTATAAGGTCTCTGGCGAAGCTGAGGAAGATAGTTGGGGTGATGTAAATGCCTGTGACCCAATTCAAGTTGCTGTTTCAGTCGAATCAGTGTTGTTTAAACATTGGGGGCGTTCTAATGGCTCCCATAAGGTCAAGTATAGATCCTTGATGTTTAACATTAAGGATGCAAAAAATCCTGATTTCAGGAGAAAAATTCTTCTTGGACAAGTGAAGGCGGAGGAAATTGTACACTTGAGTTCAGAGGAAATGGCAAGTGATGAAATGCAACAGAAGAATCAGCAGATCAAAGAGAAAGCCTTGTTCCACTGTGAGCTTGGAGGTGCCCCAAAAGCCACAACTGATCAGTTCAAGTGTGGTCGATGTGGGCAACGCAAGACCACTTACTATCAAATGCAGACTAGGAGTGCTGATGAGCCTATGACAACATATGTGACATGCGTAAACTGCAATAACCATTGGAAGTTCTGCTAA
- the LOC110625035 gene encoding transcription elongation factor TFIIS isoform X2: MRAKEKLNNFYFPAKPLKTFSSLDSTYKSFLFPFKKKKKGFPTFKQTPFPLIPSMFYDYPLATCLFFYSSASASPIFLPCILVFRAALSLKLPSPPPSSIIQRSFIPNTTQAKVAPASSLLWTEITMLTERQGERELLELFEAAKKAADAAEEDGVAEESRCLDALVQLKAFPVTIQLLVSTQVGKHLRPLTKHPRRNIQDLASDVFALWKKVVLEQTHGDKNSVKAKPGNAENVKPEKLQKTTPVKVEKFSKNAMVKVEKINQNGAPRSAKVVKSETAMTSHNPSAPVGCIPKCNDALRDRIREQIYEALYKVSGEAEEDSWGDVNACDPIQVAVSVESVLFKHWGRSNGSHKVKYRSLMFNIKDAKNPDFRRKILLGQVKAEEIVHLSSEEMASDEMQQKNQQIKEKALFHCELGGAPKATTDQFKCGRCGQRKTTYYQMQTRSADEPMTTYVTCVNCNNHWKFC, encoded by the exons ATGCGGGCAAAGGAGAAGCTTAACAACTTCTACTTCCCCGCAAAACCTCTAAAAACCTTCTCCTCTTTGGATTCAACCTACAAAagctttctttttccttttaaaaaaaaaaaaaaaggctttcCAACTTTCAAACAAACACCTTTCCCTCTTATACCTTCTATGTTCTATGACTATCCTCTTGCAACGTGCCTCTTCTTTTACTCCTCTGCATCTGCATCTCCTATTTTTCTCCCTTGCATTCTTGTTTTCAGGGCTGCCCTGTCCTTGAAGCTGCCCTCACCGCCGCCTTCGTCCATTATCCAGAGAAGTTTTATTCCCAATACAACCCAAGCCAAAGTAGCTCCCGCCTCATCTCT TTTGTGGACTGAAATAACCATGCTGACGGAGAGAcaaggagagagagagttgcTGGAGCTATTCGAAGCTGCAAAGAAAGCGGCTGATGCGGCGGAAGAAGACGGAGTAGCCGAGGAAAGTCGATGCCTTGATGCCTTGGTTCAGCTCAAGGCCTTCCCTGTTACCATTCAGCTTCTCGTCTCTACACAG GTGGGGAAGCATCTTCGACCTCTAACCAAACATCCTAGGAGGAACATCCAGGATCTTGCTTCTGATGTATTTGCATTGTGGAAAAAAGTGGTTCTCGAGCAAACACATGGTGATAAAAATTCTGTCAAAGCTAAGCCAGGAAATGCGGAGAATGTTAAGCCTGAGAAGCTTCAAAAGACTACCCCTGTAAAGGTTGAGAAATTCTCCAAGAATGCAATGGTCAAGGTTGAGAAAATTAATCAGAATGGCGCACCAAGATCTGCCAAAGTTGTGAAGTCTGAAACTGCCATGACAAGCCACAATCCATCAGCCCCAGTGGGATGTATTCCAAAGTGTAATGATGCCTTGAGGGACAGGATCCGTGAACAAATTTATGAGGCATTGTATAAGGTCTCTGGCGAAGCTGAGGAAGATAGTTGGGGTGATGTAAATGCCTGTGACCCAATTCAAGTTGCTGTTTCAGTCGAATCAGTGTTGTTTAAACATTGGGGGCGTTCTAATGGCTCCCATAAGGTCAAGTATAGATCCTTGATGTTTAACATTAAGGATGCAAAAAATCCTGATTTCAGGAGAAAAATTCTTCTTGGACAAGTGAAGGCGGAGGAAATTGTACACTTGAGTTCAGAGGAAATGGCAAGTGATGAAATGCAACAGAAGAATCAGCAGATCAAAGAGAAAGCCTTGTTCCACTGTGAGCTTGGAGGTGCCCCAAAAGCCACAACTGATCAGTTCAAGTGTGGTCGATGTGGGCAACGCAAGACCACTTACTATCAAATGCAGACTAGGAGTGCTGATGAGCCTATGACAACATATGTGACATGCGTAAACTGCAATAACCATTGGAAGTTCTGCTAA
- the LOC110625035 gene encoding transcription elongation factor TFIIS isoform X3: MLTERQGERELLELFEAAKKAADAAEEDGVAEESRCLDALVQLKAFPVTIQLLVSTQVGKHLRPLTKHPRRNIQDLASDVFALWKKVVLEQTHGDKNSVKAKPGNAENVKPEKLQKTTPVKVEKFSKNAMVKVEKINQNGAPRSAKVVKSETAMTSHNPSAPVGCIPKCNDALRDRIREQIYEALYKVSGEAEEDSWGDVNACDPIQVAVSVESVLFKHWGRSNGSHKVKYRSLMFNIKDAKNPDFRRKILLGQVKAEEIVHLSSEEMASDEMQQKNQQIKEKALFHCELGGAPKATTDQFKCGRCGQRKTTYYQMQTRSADEPMTTYVTCVNCNNHWKFC; encoded by the exons ATGCTGACGGAGAGAcaaggagagagagagttgcTGGAGCTATTCGAAGCTGCAAAGAAAGCGGCTGATGCGGCGGAAGAAGACGGAGTAGCCGAGGAAAGTCGATGCCTTGATGCCTTGGTTCAGCTCAAGGCCTTCCCTGTTACCATTCAGCTTCTCGTCTCTACACAG GTGGGGAAGCATCTTCGACCTCTAACCAAACATCCTAGGAGGAACATCCAGGATCTTGCTTCTGATGTATTTGCATTGTGGAAAAAAGTGGTTCTCGAGCAAACACATGGTGATAAAAATTCTGTCAAAGCTAAGCCAGGAAATGCGGAGAATGTTAAGCCTGAGAAGCTTCAAAAGACTACCCCTGTAAAGGTTGAGAAATTCTCCAAGAATGCAATGGTCAAGGTTGAGAAAATTAATCAGAATGGCGCACCAAGATCTGCCAAAGTTGTGAAGTCTGAAACTGCCATGACAAGCCACAATCCATCAGCCCCAGTGGGATGTATTCCAAAGTGTAATGATGCCTTGAGGGACAGGATCCGTGAACAAATTTATGAGGCATTGTATAAGGTCTCTGGCGAAGCTGAGGAAGATAGTTGGGGTGATGTAAATGCCTGTGACCCAATTCAAGTTGCTGTTTCAGTCGAATCAGTGTTGTTTAAACATTGGGGGCGTTCTAATGGCTCCCATAAGGTCAAGTATAGATCCTTGATGTTTAACATTAAGGATGCAAAAAATCCTGATTTCAGGAGAAAAATTCTTCTTGGACAAGTGAAGGCGGAGGAAATTGTACACTTGAGTTCAGAGGAAATGGCAAGTGATGAAATGCAACAGAAGAATCAGCAGATCAAAGAGAAAGCCTTGTTCCACTGTGAGCTTGGAGGTGCCCCAAAAGCCACAACTGATCAGTTCAAGTGTGGTCGATGTGGGCAACGCAAGACCACTTACTATCAAATGCAGACTAGGAGTGCTGATGAGCCTATGACAACATATGTGACATGCGTAAACTGCAATAACCATTGGAAGTTCTGCTAA